One part of the Marinobacter sp. M3C genome encodes these proteins:
- a CDS encoding RibD family protein has translation MNRLVMDSPLLDNHLAWQLILQARDCANVILPVPNSTVPALALSEAGGNWRLLRPANEQAQRLFDLFLPLASPLAAGQTTSVIGQLGQSLDGRIATVSGHSRFINGDDGITHLHRIRALSDAVVVGAGTAVADNPQLTVRRTSGDNPIRVVIDRRRRVPASHHLFTDNAAPTLRLIAGDYQPGPKPKLQRGVLEVPCLGHNQQPVCPAQILAVLADFGLHKIFIEGGGVTVSAFLNAQLLDRLHVMVAPIIIGSGRPAFTLPEIDQLDDALRPQATMVNLGSDMLFALEFNSNRGRL, from the coding sequence ATGAATAGACTGGTTATGGATTCCCCACTTCTGGACAACCACCTAGCCTGGCAACTTATACTGCAGGCTCGGGATTGTGCCAACGTTATTTTGCCTGTCCCAAACAGCACCGTGCCCGCGCTTGCCTTGTCTGAAGCCGGCGGGAACTGGCGCTTGTTGCGGCCTGCCAACGAACAGGCACAGCGGCTGTTTGACTTGTTTTTACCGCTGGCAAGCCCATTGGCAGCGGGGCAGACCACATCGGTTATCGGACAATTAGGCCAAAGCCTGGACGGCCGCATTGCCACGGTGAGTGGCCATTCAAGATTCATCAATGGTGACGATGGCATTACCCACTTACATCGCATAAGGGCGTTATCAGACGCGGTTGTGGTGGGTGCAGGAACGGCCGTGGCCGACAACCCCCAGCTTACGGTCAGACGCACCTCTGGTGACAATCCGATTCGGGTGGTTATCGACCGCCGCCGCCGGGTGCCCGCCAGTCATCACTTGTTTACCGACAACGCAGCCCCAACGCTTCGGCTGATCGCCGGCGATTACCAACCCGGCCCGAAACCCAAGCTGCAACGGGGTGTTTTAGAAGTTCCTTGCCTGGGTCACAACCAACAACCCGTTTGCCCCGCGCAGATACTGGCAGTGCTGGCAGATTTTGGTTTGCACAAAATATTCATAGAAGGTGGGGGAGTGACTGTATCGGCATTTCTGAACGCGCAATTGCTGGACCGATTGCACGTGATGGTGGCGCCAATAATCATCGGTAGCGGTCGGCCAGCGTTTACACTGCCCGAAATTGATCAACTCGACGATGCGTTGCGGCCCCAGGCAACCATGGTCAATTTGGGTTCCGATATGCTGTTTGCCCTGGAATTCAACTCAAATCGCGGCCGCCTTTAA
- a CDS encoding lysylphosphatidylglycerol synthase transmembrane domain-containing protein: protein MSATAKKGGRGSAAWRWLTSAILLGTLFLLVDTTALWRELQRIPLWVVLPAVLLSVVQVVISSWRWRYTGKRLGLSIGLGDAVQEYYLATFINQVLPGGILGDVSRALRHGAKAGKRQKAAHAVAIERLSGQLVLALMVGLGLVVLWQANVFKPSLVGSSAAIGWLPIILLLAIACGLLLLRRYNARFKSYLLAFRDDVHQALFSWPALPLQLISSLLVMASYLAVFLLLAVAADYVNSAAAAAVILALCTVLLLSMVVPLTVAGWGIREGAAALLWPLAGLPAEQGVALSVGYGALVFIGSCPGALVLLKGGRDLS, encoded by the coding sequence ATGTCTGCTACGGCAAAAAAGGGTGGGCGGGGCAGCGCTGCCTGGCGATGGCTGACGAGTGCAATTTTGCTTGGCACACTTTTTCTGTTGGTGGATACCACGGCCCTTTGGCGGGAGTTGCAACGAATTCCGCTCTGGGTGGTACTACCGGCCGTTTTACTGAGCGTGGTTCAGGTCGTCATTTCTTCCTGGCGCTGGCGTTACACCGGCAAACGCCTTGGCTTGAGCATCGGCTTAGGTGATGCCGTGCAGGAATATTACCTGGCCACGTTTATAAACCAGGTTTTACCCGGCGGCATTCTGGGGGATGTGAGCCGTGCGCTGCGCCACGGCGCCAAAGCCGGCAAACGACAAAAAGCGGCCCACGCGGTGGCGATTGAACGGTTGTCTGGGCAACTGGTTTTGGCGCTGATGGTTGGCCTGGGCCTGGTCGTGCTTTGGCAGGCAAATGTGTTCAAACCGTCGCTGGTGGGCTCTTCTGCTGCAATTGGCTGGCTGCCCATTATTTTGCTGCTGGCAATAGCGTGCGGTTTGCTGTTACTACGACGGTACAACGCCCGATTCAAATCTTACCTTTTGGCCTTCCGTGACGACGTGCACCAGGCGTTGTTCAGCTGGCCAGCTTTGCCGCTGCAGCTGATATCCTCGCTGTTGGTTATGGCCAGTTATCTTGCGGTTTTTTTATTGCTGGCGGTGGCTGCGGATTACGTCAACAGTGCCGCTGCAGCGGCTGTCATTCTGGCTCTGTGCACAGTGTTATTACTGAGTATGGTCGTACCATTGACCGTGGCCGGTTGGGGAATCCGCGAGGGCGCCGCGGCTTTGTTGTGGCCACTGGCGGGGCTGCCGGCCGAGCAGGGCGTGGCGCTCAGTGTTGGCTACGGTGCGCTGGTGTTTATCGGCAGTTGCCCCGGCGCCCTGGTGCTGCTTAAAGGCGGCCGCGATTTGAGTTGA
- a CDS encoding glycosyltransferase family 4 protein — MATFESSHELLFVVPGDPQQNTGGYRYVRELVAALNKACALNQPGTSARITGLPGQFPQPDTVALSAMNELLASAAEQSWVVLDGLAMSAMPEILEAHRSRLNLVALIHHPLADETGLSSQQQAWFFAAEKRALAAVPHVITTSRFTAERLRGFDVAPDRIHVAEPGVEKRASAAPEHSANGRAEGAKTIRLLCVAQLSPRKAQHQLVEALSGLKELPWQCVLAGACDRDPHYAEQVRQQIQQAGLCSRITLTGEVDGDALAALYNNTDVFVLPSLYEGYGMVIDEALGVGLPIISSNGGALLHTADRPGVAMYHAGDVAALRERLVIWITNPDVLAQARLSAESESRLVRTWADTAAAFTAALAHFQSHHPHTEFSADWLSLRQPADYKARSHNLNTMLRDWLKQQSGDQVEPLPPTLVDLGTGLGSNAGYLAKVLDSPQTWLLIDQDTGLLAAAAARLEPLGLSVETRALQLLPQTFAGLLPTQTRLVTASALIDLVSAEWLQALVKEVADKRAALLVVLSYAGRFELIPQHPDDDLLRVLVNQHQHGDKGLGGALGPSATATLTAELQSCGYEVHIAASDWQLGMDAGEREGDGADEGKEHAELARQLMRGWVNAAIQQDSDQSARLRVWFDARERQLGTGELRIKVCHEDLLALPPRVG; from the coding sequence ATGGCGACATTTGAATCCAGCCACGAACTGCTGTTTGTTGTGCCGGGTGATCCGCAACAGAACACCGGTGGTTATCGCTACGTGCGCGAGTTAGTAGCCGCGCTAAACAAAGCCTGCGCGTTAAATCAGCCCGGTACAAGCGCACGAATAACCGGGTTGCCCGGCCAATTTCCGCAGCCCGACACCGTGGCATTGTCTGCCATGAACGAGTTGCTTGCGAGTGCGGCAGAGCAGTCTTGGGTGGTGCTCGACGGACTTGCCATGAGCGCCATGCCAGAAATACTGGAAGCACACCGGTCGAGGCTGAATCTGGTCGCGTTGATTCACCATCCGCTGGCCGATGAAACCGGCCTGAGCTCGCAGCAGCAAGCCTGGTTTTTTGCTGCTGAAAAGCGGGCGCTGGCGGCGGTGCCCCATGTTATAACCACCAGCCGCTTCACTGCAGAACGCCTTCGGGGCTTTGACGTGGCGCCAGACCGAATCCACGTTGCTGAACCGGGGGTTGAAAAGCGTGCGTCTGCTGCGCCGGAACACTCTGCTAATGGCAGGGCTGAAGGTGCGAAAACGATACGGTTGTTATGCGTCGCGCAACTGTCGCCGCGTAAGGCCCAGCATCAGTTGGTCGAAGCTCTTTCCGGGTTGAAGGAGCTGCCATGGCAGTGCGTTTTGGCGGGCGCTTGTGACCGCGATCCGCACTACGCCGAGCAGGTGCGCCAGCAGATTCAGCAGGCTGGTTTGTGTTCGCGTATTACGCTGACCGGCGAGGTGGATGGCGATGCGCTGGCAGCGCTTTACAACAACACCGACGTTTTTGTGTTGCCGTCGCTGTATGAAGGTTATGGCATGGTAATTGATGAAGCACTGGGTGTTGGTTTGCCGATTATTTCCTCAAACGGTGGCGCTTTATTGCACACCGCCGATCGCCCCGGCGTTGCGATGTACCACGCGGGGGATGTGGCAGCGTTGCGTGAACGTTTGGTTATTTGGATAACCAACCCTGACGTCCTTGCGCAAGCCCGCCTTAGTGCCGAATCCGAGTCGCGGCTTGTGCGCACCTGGGCTGATACAGCCGCTGCTTTTACGGCCGCGCTTGCCCATTTTCAAAGTCATCACCCACATACCGAGTTCAGCGCTGACTGGCTCAGCCTGCGGCAGCCGGCGGATTATAAGGCGCGGTCGCATAACCTTAATACCATGTTGCGTGATTGGCTAAAACAGCAATCGGGCGACCAAGTTGAGCCACTTCCGCCAACGCTGGTCGATCTGGGGACCGGGCTGGGGTCCAATGCCGGGTATTTGGCCAAGGTACTTGATAGCCCGCAGACGTGGCTTTTGATCGACCAGGACACGGGTCTGTTGGCAGCCGCAGCAGCGCGACTAGAGCCGCTGGGCCTGAGCGTTGAAACCCGGGCTTTACAGCTGTTACCACAGACGTTTGCCGGGCTATTACCCACACAGACACGCCTGGTGACTGCATCGGCGCTGATTGACCTTGTGTCGGCCGAATGGTTGCAGGCGCTGGTGAAAGAAGTCGCGGACAAACGCGCGGCCCTATTGGTTGTGCTGAGCTACGCCGGACGCTTCGAACTTATCCCCCAGCACCCTGATGACGACCTGCTGCGCGTACTGGTTAATCAACATCAGCACGGCGACAAAGGCCTGGGAGGGGCACTGGGGCCAAGCGCCACCGCAACGCTGACCGCAGAACTACAAAGCTGTGGTTATGAGGTGCACATCGCCGCCAGTGACTGGCAGCTGGGTATGGATGCAGGTGAACGTGAAGGTGATGGTGCAGATGAAGGTAAAGAGCATGCTGAGCTGGCGCGCCAGCTGATGCGCGGTTGGGTCAATGCCGCCATCCAGCAGGATTCGGATCAAAGCGCGCGCTTAAGGGTCTGGTTTGACGCCAGAGAACGGCAGCTGGGCACAGGGGAGTTGCGCATTAAAGTGTGCCATGAGGATCTGCTCGCGTTGCCGCCAAGGGTCGGGTAG
- a CDS encoding 6-carboxytetrahydropterin synthase, with translation MYSLTVRDHIMIAHSFNGEIFGPAQKTHGATYIVDVSFERKTLDHDDLIVDIGLASEQLKALLAEFNMKNLDDVEEFEGRNTTTEFMAKVIFERLATAIRAGQLGESGKGVESVKVTLAESHIAWASYHGDI, from the coding sequence ATGTACAGCCTGACCGTTCGCGATCACATCATGATTGCCCACAGTTTTAACGGCGAAATTTTTGGGCCGGCTCAGAAAACCCACGGCGCTACTTATATCGTTGACGTTAGCTTTGAGCGTAAGACGCTCGACCATGACGATTTGATTGTGGACATTGGCCTGGCTTCGGAGCAGCTGAAAGCATTGCTGGCGGAGTTCAACATGAAAAATCTGGACGACGTGGAGGAATTTGAAGGCCGCAATACCACCACCGAATTTATGGCAAAAGTCATATTCGAACGACTTGCCACAGCAATTCGGGCCGGCCAGCTGGGGGAGTCAGGCAAGGGTGTTGAAAGCGTAAAGGTAACCTTGGCGGAATCCCATATTGCGTGGGCCAGCTACCATGGCGACATTTGA
- a CDS encoding zinc-binding alcohol dehydrogenase, giving the protein MSSINDGSSHTATRAFWITAAGEGKILNTVLNSPPGTNASTKDNEVTVQSLYSGVSRGTESLVFHGRVPASEYQSMRAPFQQGDFPWPVKYGYANVGRVVSGPEALADKTVFCLYPHQQRYKVPAAAVMPLPPGLPAARAILAANMETAVNGLWDAMPGVGDRIAVVGLGVVGLLVAWLASRIPGTRVVALDTNPGREAVARKLGLTFASQSSADDFDLVIHASGQSAGLATALGLAGPEATVVEMSWYGDQPVNAPLGAAFHPRRLTLKSSQVGGINPLRQPRWDYRRRLTLALDLLQDPVLDALISAETPFEKMPQTMAQILAPGDDTLCHRIRY; this is encoded by the coding sequence ATGAGTTCCATAAATGATGGCTCATCGCACACAGCGACACGGGCATTCTGGATTACCGCCGCTGGCGAAGGGAAAATACTGAACACGGTTCTGAATAGTCCGCCAGGCACGAATGCAAGTACCAAAGACAATGAGGTAACGGTGCAATCGTTGTACTCCGGTGTCAGCCGTGGCACCGAATCTCTGGTGTTTCACGGCCGAGTGCCTGCCAGCGAATACCAGAGTATGCGCGCACCTTTTCAGCAGGGAGATTTCCCTTGGCCGGTCAAATACGGCTATGCCAATGTTGGACGGGTTGTTAGCGGCCCCGAGGCGCTAGCCGACAAGACGGTCTTTTGTCTGTACCCCCATCAGCAGCGTTATAAAGTGCCTGCCGCGGCCGTTATGCCTTTGCCGCCGGGGTTACCTGCGGCTCGTGCGATTCTGGCTGCTAATATGGAGACCGCCGTAAATGGCCTTTGGGATGCCATGCCGGGCGTGGGCGACCGTATTGCGGTGGTGGGCTTAGGGGTTGTTGGCTTGCTTGTAGCCTGGTTAGCCAGCCGCATACCTGGAACCCGGGTAGTCGCTTTGGACACCAACCCGGGTCGCGAGGCAGTGGCGCGCAAGCTGGGCTTAACCTTTGCCAGCCAAAGCAGCGCGGATGATTTTGACCTGGTGATTCATGCCAGTGGCCAAAGCGCCGGCTTGGCAACAGCTCTAGGCTTGGCAGGTCCGGAGGCAACAGTGGTGGAAATGAGCTGGTACGGCGACCAGCCCGTTAACGCACCCCTGGGCGCGGCCTTTCATCCCCGTCGCCTGACCCTGAAATCCAGCCAGGTGGGTGGGATTAACCCGCTTCGCCAGCCGCGCTGGGATTATCGCCGTCGCCTGACGCTGGCTCTGGATTTACTGCAAGATCCGGTGTTGGACGCTTTGATCAGCGCAGAAACCCCGTTCGAGAAAATGCCGCAAACCATGGCGCAAATTCTTGCCCCGGGTGATGATACGTTATGCCATCGAATTCGTTATTAG
- a CDS encoding CDP-alcohol phosphatidyltransferase family protein has protein sequence MNSAPQARAQGLAPWMDLLWSAVVMAVLFALVIPPVASTRAAATLATAVTIILYGAIVASVLTRWPSHLNFGWANRATLLRGCMIIVLIAIACAVAAGAKLSVNNLWWYAVAALLALILDGVDGQLARRTNSASEFGARFDMELDALFILGLCLMVFAIGKAGAWVLALGLMRYGFVAAAWALPWMNQPLPPSFRRKTVCVWQIVTLMVAIVPPAPSLLVSVSLATALLLLTWSFFLDIYWLYQRRR, from the coding sequence ATGAATTCAGCACCCCAAGCGCGGGCGCAGGGCCTTGCGCCATGGATGGACCTGCTGTGGAGTGCCGTTGTAATGGCGGTTTTGTTTGCACTGGTGATTCCACCTGTTGCGTCAACCCGGGCAGCAGCCACGCTGGCCACTGCGGTAACCATCATTCTTTATGGTGCTATTGTAGCGAGTGTGCTGACACGCTGGCCGTCACACCTAAATTTTGGCTGGGCCAATCGGGCAACTCTGCTGCGCGGTTGCATGATCATTGTGTTGATTGCCATTGCCTGCGCTGTGGCCGCAGGCGCTAAACTGTCGGTTAACAACCTTTGGTGGTATGCCGTTGCAGCTTTGTTGGCACTTATACTGGACGGCGTAGACGGCCAACTGGCGCGGCGCACCAACAGCGCCAGTGAGTTCGGCGCCAGATTCGATATGGAACTGGACGCCCTGTTTATTCTTGGCCTGTGCCTGATGGTTTTCGCCATTGGCAAAGCTGGCGCCTGGGTGCTGGCGCTGGGCCTGATGCGTTATGGCTTTGTGGCGGCTGCCTGGGCTCTGCCCTGGATGAACCAGCCGCTACCGCCGAGCTTTCGCCGCAAAACAGTGTGCGTATGGCAGATTGTCACGTTAATGGTGGCGATTGTGCCGCCAGCGCCTTCCCTGCTTGTCAGCGTGTCGCTGGCAACGGCGCTGTTACTGTTAACCTGGTCGTTTTTTCTAGACATATATTGGCTCTATCAACGGAGAAGATAA
- a CDS encoding YceI family protein — protein MKHIEKNRTSKIAFLSLRRIATAVLVPACLASAPLVHAEPTNFKVDDEHFSMVFEIMHVGYAPVMGMFREIEGEFVYDEETRELSSGKLIFKSDSVFTNHKKRDEHVTKKDFLDSSKHPDIVFTVTDFNTTGDNTGQVTGDLAMLGQTNPVVLNVTLNKSAVYPFGHEEYTLGISAETSLKRSEWGMTYGLDGDMVGDEVTLRFGFEAIKQ, from the coding sequence ATGAAACACATTGAGAAAAACCGTACTTCCAAAATCGCTTTCCTATCCTTGCGCCGAATTGCTACCGCTGTTCTAGTGCCGGCTTGTTTGGCTTCAGCCCCGCTGGTTCACGCTGAGCCGACCAATTTCAAGGTTGATGATGAGCACTTTTCCATGGTGTTTGAAATTATGCACGTCGGCTATGCCCCGGTGATGGGCATGTTCCGCGAGATAGAAGGTGAATTTGTCTATGATGAAGAAACCCGAGAGCTTAGTTCCGGCAAACTGATATTTAAAAGCGACAGTGTGTTTACCAATCACAAAAAGCGCGATGAGCACGTCACCAAAAAAGACTTCCTCGACAGTTCCAAGCACCCCGACATCGTTTTCACTGTGACCGATTTCAACACCACCGGCGATAACACTGGCCAGGTCACTGGAGACCTGGCCATGCTCGGCCAAACCAATCCGGTTGTGTTAAACGTAACACTCAACAAATCGGCGGTTTACCCGTTCGGGCACGAGGAATACACGCTGGGCATTAGCGCCGAAACCAGCCTGAAACGCAGCGAATGGGGCATGACCTACGGCCTTGATGGCGACATGGTGGGCGACGAAGTTACCCTGCGTTTTGGTTTTGAAGCTATCAAGCAATAA
- a CDS encoding DMT family transporter, giving the protein MSSHFIALHQPLYVSVFAALVAVVLWAIAPLLVDIASAVPPFRLATIALLSGAVAALPTTLCKRKKAQIKPMQLTLSFKWKLVIYGLVPALIFGAVASYLVGMGKAPAAEAALITYTWPILFIVLSQWMFHRRIPLPVIVGAGIAFCGAAVLIGPDSLGSGASAHYSGYALALLAACCWALYSWICQAAPVAITPLMPLLFLVAGAGAATADTLAGSAPGMPTGGALLAGIALGLGPYGLAMVAWDLALRTGPTALIGSLAYAVPVLAAVLLVVAGIAAPDWRLPVAALLVVAGSLVASMKYGRQQSA; this is encoded by the coding sequence GTGAGCAGCCACTTCATTGCTTTACATCAACCTCTTTACGTCAGCGTTTTTGCGGCGCTTGTTGCCGTTGTTCTATGGGCGATCGCGCCGCTGCTGGTGGATATCGCAAGCGCGGTACCTCCGTTTCGGCTGGCAACAATTGCTCTGTTAAGTGGTGCTGTGGCGGCTTTGCCCACGACGTTGTGCAAGCGCAAAAAAGCGCAAATTAAACCCATGCAATTAACGCTGTCGTTCAAGTGGAAACTGGTGATTTACGGATTGGTACCTGCGCTGATTTTTGGCGCTGTGGCAAGTTATCTGGTGGGAATGGGTAAGGCGCCTGCTGCGGAGGCTGCGTTGATTACGTACACCTGGCCCATACTGTTTATTGTGCTCAGCCAATGGATGTTTCATCGGCGTATTCCATTGCCAGTCATCGTCGGGGCCGGTATTGCATTTTGTGGCGCAGCGGTCTTGATAGGGCCCGATTCTCTAGGATCAGGCGCTAGCGCCCATTACTCCGGTTATGCACTGGCACTGTTGGCCGCTTGTTGCTGGGCCTTGTATTCGTGGATTTGCCAGGCGGCACCGGTGGCAATTACACCGTTGATGCCATTGCTGTTTCTGGTTGCAGGCGCCGGAGCGGCAACCGCTGACACCTTGGCTGGAAGCGCACCGGGAATGCCTACCGGTGGCGCATTGTTGGCCGGCATCGCTCTTGGCCTTGGGCCTTATGGGCTTGCTATGGTGGCTTGGGATTTGGCTTTGCGCACCGGGCCTACTGCGTTGATTGGCAGCTTGGCTTACGCGGTGCCGGTATTGGCCGCGGTGCTGTTGGTTGTTGCCGGCATTGCCGCCCCGGACTGGCGTTTGCCGGTGGCGGCGTTGCTGGTAGTGGCGGGCTCATTGGTGGCGTCGATGAAATATGGCCGCCAACAATCGGCCTAG
- a CDS encoding LysR substrate-binding domain-containing protein: protein MKRRILDLNMLHTLVAIADAGSVTAAAERLAYTQSAVSMQLRRLEASLDVALHEPAGRKIRLTAEGQKLVGYARKMLALNSEAVDDVQRRQISGELSLGIPEDYAFLLTSVLSHFSQRYPAIQLQVICRSSVDLVKQVQDGDLDMAVVTRQVRSPGGEVIRREPLVWAVGATAQPSLADPIPLALYSPGADVFRDVAEASLASAGRSWRMAYSSQSMTGLLPVVVAGLAVVVVTRNMLTDQLRVIDERSGMPALQSVEIALHRSIGRPSEPARQLADLIRTHLASNE, encoded by the coding sequence TTGAAACGGCGCATTTTGGATTTGAACATGTTGCACACGCTGGTCGCGATTGCCGACGCCGGCAGCGTGACCGCGGCGGCTGAACGCCTGGCTTACACACAATCGGCTGTGAGCATGCAGCTGCGCCGGCTGGAAGCATCATTGGACGTTGCCCTGCATGAACCCGCAGGGCGTAAAATTCGCCTGACAGCGGAGGGGCAAAAGCTGGTGGGGTACGCGCGGAAAATGCTGGCGTTGAACAGTGAAGCGGTAGACGACGTTCAGCGCCGGCAGATTTCCGGCGAGCTGAGCCTGGGCATTCCCGAGGATTATGCCTTTTTGTTGACCTCCGTGTTATCGCACTTCAGTCAGCGATATCCGGCGATTCAGTTACAGGTTATTTGCCGCTCCAGCGTTGATCTGGTGAAGCAGGTACAGGATGGCGATCTGGATATGGCGGTGGTAACGCGCCAGGTGCGTTCACCGGGCGGTGAAGTGATTCGCCGCGAACCGCTGGTATGGGCCGTTGGCGCCACCGCGCAGCCATCATTGGCCGACCCGATACCGCTGGCGCTTTATTCGCCGGGCGCAGACGTGTTTCGTGATGTTGCTGAAGCGTCGCTGGCCTCTGCAGGCCGGAGCTGGCGCATGGCCTATTCCAGCCAATCCATGACCGGCCTTTTACCGGTTGTAGTAGCCGGTTTGGCGGTGGTTGTGGTAACCCGCAACATGCTAACCGATCAACTGCGGGTGATTGACGAGCGCAGTGGCATGCCAGCGTTACAATCCGTTGAAATCGCCCTGCACCGCTCTATTGGACGGCCATCGGAACCGGCACGTCAACTGGCGGACCTGATACGAACTCACTTGGCGTCAAATGAGTAA
- a CDS encoding L,D-transpeptidase family protein, which translates to MLRRYALSRVLLLLALWLGVACHSVAVQENSEPDEVFAVYLLSETEDLRAFYAARDGRFVWQHSESVAAFAAALNTLQSDGLNVADYQPGAIMARYRELQTPYTTAGDRLRFELSVSRILLTALTHLQRGKVDPYQIDPQWEIPVLARALDYQGISEAVDAQRFEQAFSLARPYAAPYQRLRAGLAYYRNIQMEGGWRQLPQRSQSLRPGDVDADVLLLRQRLAMIGGPGLQSAMPAGQQDLQAATLLQYDETLVEAVRLFQQHHLLETDGIVGQQTRDALNVSVDDRINQIRANLERARWLLHGEASAFILVDIAGYRISYFRPNGKIWRSRIVVGQPYRSTPSLRSEITHLTANPTWTVPPTIYREDSLPKIRDDIGYLYRQNLSVLNLRGQRLDPQQIDWWNPGSIMLRQDPGPTNALGQLVLRFPNNHSVYLHDTPAQALFGRQQRAFSSGCIRVQGITELAQLLFDDTDTAADVKALIATGDTRNINLRRAMPVILHYWTVHPGEDGELVFRPDIYRQDARLQQALDQPLEPQGWFEFTHLTPSEFVSGPPVDVPVPMAVQ; encoded by the coding sequence ATGCTAAGGCGCTATGCGCTAAGCCGCGTTTTGTTGCTGCTTGCATTGTGGCTGGGCGTTGCTTGCCACAGCGTGGCTGTGCAAGAAAACAGCGAACCAGACGAAGTTTTTGCGGTCTATCTATTGTCTGAAACCGAGGATTTACGCGCTTTTTACGCGGCCAGAGACGGTCGATTTGTGTGGCAGCACAGCGAATCAGTTGCGGCTTTTGCGGCTGCACTCAATACCCTGCAAAGTGATGGCCTGAATGTAGCCGACTATCAACCCGGCGCCATTATGGCGCGTTATCGTGAACTGCAGACACCGTATACGACAGCCGGTGATCGTCTGCGCTTTGAACTGTCAGTGAGCCGAATTCTGTTGACCGCGTTGACGCACCTGCAGCGCGGCAAGGTGGACCCATATCAAATTGATCCTCAGTGGGAAATACCGGTGTTGGCGCGCGCTTTGGATTATCAGGGGATTTCCGAGGCGGTAGATGCGCAGCGTTTTGAACAGGCGTTTTCCCTGGCACGGCCGTACGCTGCGCCCTACCAGCGCCTGCGTGCAGGGCTGGCATACTATCGCAATATCCAGATGGAAGGCGGCTGGCGGCAGTTGCCGCAACGGAGTCAGTCACTAAGGCCGGGCGATGTCGACGCCGATGTCCTTCTGTTGCGCCAGCGATTGGCGATGATAGGAGGCCCGGGCCTACAAAGCGCCATGCCTGCTGGCCAGCAGGACCTTCAGGCTGCGACTCTTCTTCAATATGATGAAACCCTGGTAGAGGCCGTGCGCCTTTTTCAGCAGCATCATCTGTTAGAGACTGACGGTATTGTGGGTCAACAAACCCGAGACGCGTTGAATGTTTCTGTTGACGACCGTATTAACCAGATTCGAGCCAACCTGGAGCGCGCTCGCTGGTTGTTACACGGCGAAGCCAGCGCTTTTATTCTGGTGGATATTGCCGGTTATCGCATCAGCTACTTTCGCCCCAACGGTAAAATCTGGCGTTCGCGGATTGTGGTTGGCCAGCCCTACCGCAGCACGCCGTCGCTGCGGTCCGAGATCACCCACTTAACCGCCAACCCAACCTGGACAGTGCCGCCGACCATTTATCGGGAAGACTCGTTGCCAAAAATCCGCGACGACATTGGCTATCTTTATCGCCAGAATTTGAGCGTGCTTAATCTTCGGGGGCAGCGCTTGGACCCGCAACAGATCGACTGGTGGAATCCCGGTAGCATTATGCTGCGCCAGGATCCGGGCCCGACGAACGCGCTGGGACAATTGGTTCTGCGTTTTCCTAACAATCACTCGGTGTACTTGCACGATACGCCTGCGCAGGCACTATTCGGGCGCCAGCAGCGGGCATTCAGCTCGGGTTGTATTCGGGTGCAAGGCATCACGGAGTTGGCACAACTGCTGTTTGACGACACCGACACGGCTGCGGATGTAAAAGCATTAATTGCGACTGGAGACACTCGCAATATTAACCTGCGGCGCGCGATGCCGGTCATATTGCATTATTGGACGGTACACCCGGGCGAAGACGGCGAGCTGGTGTTCCGCCCGGATATTTATCGACAAGATGCCAGATTACAGCAGGCACTTGACCAGCCTTTGGAGCCGCAGGGCTGGTTCGAGTTTACTCATTTGACGCCAAGTGAGTTCGTATCAGGTCCGCCAGTTGACGTGCCGGTTCCGATGGCCGTCCAATAG